In a genomic window of Variovorax paradoxus:
- a CDS encoding cation:proton antiporter: MSSFDLTLLYLVAAVIGVVACRFLKLPPMLGYLTAGVLIGPHALALAQNSEGIRHLGEFGVVFLMFVIGLEFSLPKLRAMRKHVFGLGLLQVLLTMAIATVGALLIASFLPPDWRLGWQTALALSGALTMSSTAIVVKLMAERLELESEHGKRVMGVLLFQDLAVVPLLVLIPALGAPPEALAKALGFALLKACLLIGVLLYGGPRVMRWWLTLVARRRSEELFILNVLLVTLGLAWLTELAGLSLALGAFIAGMLVSETEYKHQVETDIRPFHDVLLGLFFITVGMSLDWHIVVERWLLVAVLLLVPLLFKLGLVTLLARSLGATSGVSLRTGLYLAQAGEFGFVLLTLAQERSLLPPWLANPVLASMVLSMLATPFIVMYSNAIVRKLVASDWLQQSLQMTSIARKTINTARHVIICGYGRCGQNLARILEREGIPYMALDLDPDRVRQAAAAGDSVVFGDAARLQALMAAGLARASAVVVTYLDVPGAMKVLANTRAHAPQVPVIVRTQDDHDLEKLQAAGATEVVPEAIEGSLMLASHALALVGVPMRRVIRVVQDQRDARYNLLRGYFHGADDDNADELDHERLNTFTLTPGARAIGQTLERLSLQGLGVRVASLRRQDGQPRVPAEDTVLSDGDTLVLSGKPAALAMAIERLQKG; the protein is encoded by the coding sequence ATGTCTTCGTTCGATCTCACGCTCTTGTATCTGGTGGCCGCGGTGATCGGCGTGGTGGCATGCCGCTTCCTCAAGCTGCCGCCGATGCTCGGCTACCTGACGGCCGGCGTGCTGATCGGCCCGCATGCGCTGGCGCTGGCGCAGAACTCCGAAGGCATCCGGCACCTGGGCGAATTCGGCGTGGTGTTCCTGATGTTCGTGATCGGGCTCGAATTCAGCCTGCCCAAGCTGCGCGCGATGCGCAAGCACGTGTTCGGGCTCGGGCTGTTGCAGGTGCTGCTGACGATGGCGATCGCCACCGTGGGCGCGCTGCTGATCGCCTCCTTCCTGCCGCCCGACTGGCGCCTGGGCTGGCAGACCGCGCTCGCGCTCTCGGGCGCGCTCACCATGAGCAGCACCGCCATCGTGGTCAAGCTGATGGCCGAGCGGCTCGAGCTCGAGAGCGAGCACGGCAAGCGCGTGATGGGCGTGCTGCTGTTCCAGGATCTGGCGGTGGTGCCGCTGCTGGTGCTGATCCCCGCGCTGGGCGCGCCGCCCGAGGCGCTGGCCAAGGCGCTGGGCTTCGCGCTGCTCAAGGCCTGCCTGCTGATCGGCGTGCTGCTGTACGGCGGGCCGCGCGTGATGCGCTGGTGGCTCACCCTGGTGGCGCGGCGGCGCAGCGAGGAGCTGTTCATCCTCAACGTGCTGCTGGTCACGCTGGGCCTGGCGTGGCTCACCGAGCTCGCGGGCCTGAGCCTGGCACTGGGCGCCTTCATCGCGGGCATGCTGGTCTCGGAGACCGAATACAAGCACCAGGTCGAGACCGACATCCGCCCCTTCCACGACGTGCTGCTGGGCCTGTTCTTCATCACCGTGGGCATGTCGCTCGACTGGCACATCGTGGTCGAGCGCTGGCTGCTGGTGGCGGTGCTGCTGCTGGTGCCGCTGCTGTTCAAGCTCGGCCTCGTGACGCTGCTCGCGCGCAGCCTGGGCGCGACCTCGGGCGTGTCGCTGCGCACCGGCCTGTACCTGGCGCAGGCCGGCGAGTTCGGCTTCGTGCTGCTGACGCTGGCGCAGGAACGCAGCCTGCTGCCGCCCTGGCTGGCCAACCCGGTGCTGGCCTCGATGGTGCTGTCGATGCTGGCCACGCCCTTCATCGTGATGTACAGCAACGCGATCGTGCGCAAGCTGGTGGCCAGCGACTGGCTGCAGCAGTCGCTGCAGATGACCTCGATCGCGCGCAAGACCATCAACACAGCGCGCCACGTGATCATCTGCGGCTACGGCCGCTGCGGCCAGAACCTGGCGCGCATCCTCGAGCGCGAGGGCATCCCCTACATGGCGCTCGACCTCGACCCCGACCGCGTGCGGCAGGCCGCCGCGGCCGGCGACTCGGTGGTCTTCGGCGACGCCGCGCGGCTGCAGGCGCTGATGGCCGCGGGCCTGGCGCGCGCCAGCGCGGTGGTCGTGACCTACCTCGACGTGCCCGGCGCGATGAAGGTGCTGGCCAACACGCGCGCCCATGCGCCGCAGGTGCCGGTGATCGTGCGCACGCAGGACGACCACGACCTCGAGAAACTGCAGGCCGCCGGCGCGACCGAGGTGGTGCCCGAGGCCATCGAGGGCTCGCTGATGCTCGCCAGCCATGCGCTGGCGCTGGTCGGCGTGCCGATGCGGCGCGTGATCCGCGTGGTGCAGGACCAGCGCGACGCGCGCTACAACCTGCTGCGCGGCTACTTCCATGGCGCCGACGACGACAACGCCGACGAGCTCGATCACGAGCGCCTCAACACCTTCACGCTCACGCCGGGCGCGCGCGCCATCGGCCAGACGCTGGAGCGGCTGTCGCTGCAGGGCCTGGGCGTGCGGGTGGCGAGCCTGCGGCGCCAGGACGGCCAGCCGCGCGTGCCGGCCGAGGACACCGTGCTGTCGGACGGCGACACGCTGGTGCTGTCGGGCAAGCCGGCCGCGCTGGCGATGGCGATCGAGCGGCTGCAGAAGGGCTGA
- a CDS encoding zinc ribbon domain-containing protein, translating to MALICPVCSAENREGANFCMRCGERLTPASAPPVPPAPTPNPSTRFEREWAATAPAQLRAPTIPGELYDAAAVTPGGKGQPRDGDADRTVLVGAGKPKRAPKPESSSDESAEARRARRRERAQAQPAQPAAGRSGMWLWVGLLVLGVAMIAAGWYGFGGRGAAPASPTPAVVAPAQQPAPVPAPPPAPAEPAPAAETPPPAAPAEPAAAESPALVTKPAATAPPKAARKAATPAAAPAAAETPMAAPAPAAAPAPAPVAAPADPQSQCGDRNFIARAQCMAAQCAKPEFRGHAQCEAVRRQQQLDEEKRNPTLVN from the coding sequence ATGGCCTTGATCTGTCCCGTCTGCAGCGCGGAGAACCGCGAGGGCGCCAACTTCTGCATGCGCTGCGGCGAGCGGTTGACGCCCGCCTCGGCGCCACCGGTTCCGCCCGCGCCCACGCCCAATCCGAGCACGCGCTTCGAGCGCGAATGGGCCGCGACCGCGCCCGCGCAACTGCGCGCGCCGACCATTCCCGGCGAGCTCTACGACGCGGCCGCCGTCACGCCCGGCGGCAAGGGCCAGCCGCGGGACGGCGATGCCGACCGCACCGTGCTGGTCGGCGCGGGCAAGCCGAAGCGCGCGCCGAAGCCGGAATCCTCGTCCGACGAATCGGCCGAGGCCCGCCGTGCGCGCCGCCGCGAGCGCGCGCAGGCTCAGCCGGCCCAGCCGGCCGCCGGCCGAAGCGGCATGTGGCTCTGGGTCGGCCTGCTGGTGCTGGGCGTGGCGATGATCGCGGCGGGCTGGTACGGCTTCGGCGGCCGCGGTGCCGCGCCCGCGTCGCCCACGCCGGCCGTCGTGGCGCCCGCGCAGCAACCGGCGCCAGTACCGGCACCGCCGCCCGCGCCTGCCGAGCCGGCTCCGGCGGCAGAAACACCGCCCCCGGCGGCACCCGCCGAGCCGGCCGCGGCGGAGTCTCCCGCGCTGGTGACCAAACCCGCCGCGACCGCGCCGCCGAAGGCCGCGCGCAAGGCGGCGACGCCCGCAGCGGCGCCGGCCGCGGCCGAAACACCGATGGCAGCGCCAGCACCCGCGGCAGCCCCCGCGCCGGCCCCGGTGGCCGCGCCGGCCGATCCGCAATCGCAGTGCGGCGACCGCAACTTCATCGCCAGGGCCCAGTGCATGGCCGCGCAATGCGCCAAGCCCGAGTTCCGCGGCCACGCCCAGTGCGAAGCGGTGCGGCGCCAGCAGCAGCTCGACGAAGAGAAGCGCAACCCGACGCTGGTGAACTGA
- a CDS encoding cyclic nucleotide-binding domain-containing protein produces MSIQNLSRAIADNTSNDAFALILNVQQWDTLAGYLQPQDVNVGDVLIAQGAQDRSVFFLESGALSVHRVSSKEQMRLAVLAAGSVVGEGSFFSRQPHAANVVVTGAGRVWRLTTVRFSEMSNRQPNLALELTMALGAVIAKRMAHRSKRVAVT; encoded by the coding sequence ATGTCGATCCAGAACCTGAGCCGCGCGATCGCGGACAACACCAGCAACGATGCCTTTGCGCTGATCCTCAACGTTCAGCAGTGGGACACGCTGGCCGGGTATCTGCAGCCGCAGGACGTCAACGTCGGCGACGTGCTGATCGCCCAGGGCGCGCAGGACCGCTCGGTCTTCTTCCTCGAGAGCGGCGCGCTCAGCGTGCATCGCGTGAGCAGCAAGGAGCAGATGCGCCTGGCGGTGCTCGCCGCAGGCTCGGTGGTCGGCGAAGGCTCGTTCTTCTCGCGCCAGCCGCATGCGGCCAACGTGGTGGTCACGGGCGCCGGCCGGGTCTGGCGCCTCACCACGGTGCGCTTCTCCGAGATGTCGAACCGGCAGCCCAACCTCGCGCTCGAGCTCACGATGGCGCTCGGCGCCGTCATCGCCAAGCGCATGGCGCACCGCTCCAAGCGGGTCGCGGTGACCTGA
- the mnmE gene encoding tRNA uridine-5-carboxymethylaminomethyl(34) synthesis GTPase MnmE, with product MLARASDPIVAIATASGRGAVGIVRVSGARLAPLIEALCARPLKPREATYLPFRDAAGEAVDHGLAIHFPAPHSFTGEDVLELQAHGGAVVLQLLLARCLEAAAEPDAVTGRPRLPGLRVAEPGEFSQRAFLNGKIDLAQAEAIADLIDASTEAAARSAGRSLSGAFSREIHTLRDALIHLRMLVEATLDFPEEEIDFLQKADAAGQLARLQAQLAAVQQRARQGALLREGIKVVIAGQPNAGKSSLLNALAGAELAIVSAVAGTTRDVVSQTIQIHGVPLHVADTAGLRESSDEVEQIGVARAWGQIESADAVLFLHDLTRAAAPDYAAADAEILRGLREKLPAGVPVLDVWNKLDAAGATGSAPVPAEGIALSAKTGAGIEALREQLLAMAGWQAVPEGVYLARARHVQALGQVEMHLALAAEHLAAHAQSLDLLAEELRLAQNALNEITGEFGADDLLGVIFSRFCIGK from the coding sequence CCGCGCCTCCGATCCCATCGTCGCCATCGCCACCGCCTCCGGACGCGGCGCGGTCGGCATCGTGCGGGTGTCGGGCGCGCGACTCGCGCCGCTGATCGAGGCGCTGTGCGCGCGACCGCTCAAGCCGCGCGAGGCCACCTACCTGCCATTTCGCGATGCCGCGGGCGAGGCGGTCGACCATGGGCTGGCGATCCATTTCCCCGCGCCCCATTCGTTCACGGGCGAGGACGTGCTCGAGCTGCAGGCCCATGGCGGCGCGGTCGTGCTGCAGCTGCTGCTGGCGCGCTGCCTCGAGGCCGCGGCCGAGCCCGACGCCGTCACCGGCCGCCCCCGGCTGCCGGGCCTGCGCGTGGCCGAGCCCGGCGAATTCAGCCAGCGCGCTTTCCTCAACGGCAAGATCGACCTGGCCCAGGCCGAGGCCATCGCCGACCTGATCGACGCCAGCACCGAGGCCGCGGCGCGCAGCGCCGGGCGTTCGCTGTCGGGCGCCTTCTCGCGCGAGATCCACACCCTGCGCGATGCGCTGATCCACCTGCGCATGCTGGTCGAGGCCACGCTCGACTTTCCCGAGGAGGAGATCGACTTCCTGCAGAAGGCCGATGCCGCGGGCCAGCTCGCGCGGCTGCAGGCGCAGCTCGCGGCGGTGCAGCAGCGCGCGCGCCAGGGCGCCCTGCTGCGCGAGGGCATCAAGGTGGTGATCGCGGGCCAGCCCAATGCCGGCAAGAGCTCGCTGCTCAACGCGCTGGCCGGCGCCGAGCTCGCGATCGTGAGCGCCGTGGCCGGCACCACGCGCGACGTGGTGTCGCAGACCATCCAGATCCACGGCGTGCCGCTGCACGTGGCCGATACCGCGGGTCTGCGCGAGAGCAGCGACGAGGTGGAGCAGATCGGCGTGGCGCGTGCCTGGGGCCAGATCGAGAGCGCCGATGCGGTGCTGTTCCTGCACGACCTGACGCGTGCCGCCGCGCCCGACTACGCCGCGGCCGACGCCGAGATCCTGCGCGGCCTGCGCGAGAAGCTGCCTGCGGGCGTGCCGGTGCTCGACGTCTGGAACAAGCTCGACGCGGCCGGCGCGACCGGCTCGGCGCCCGTGCCGGCCGAAGGCATCGCGCTGTCGGCCAAGACCGGTGCCGGCATCGAGGCGTTGCGCGAGCAGCTCTTGGCCATGGCCGGCTGGCAGGCCGTGCCCGAGGGCGTGTACCTGGCGCGCGCGCGCCATGTGCAGGCGCTGGGCCAGGTCGAGATGCACCTGGCGCTGGCGGCCGAGCATTTGGCGGCCCATGCCCAGTCGCTCGACCTGCTGGCCGAGGAACTGCGGCTGGCGCAGAACGCCCTCAACGAGATCACCGGCGAGTTCGGCGCCGACGACCTGCTGGGTGTCATCTTTTCGCGGTTCTGTATCGGCAAATAG